The window TCATTTGTTGAAACATCATTTCATCATTCACTGGAAAAACCTCCTTCAATTACTAATTATAGTTTACTAGAATCCGGGACAGAGGGACAGGTTCCTTGTCCCGATTAATTACTAAATTATAGGAAAGAATAATATTACCCTAACACATTTTAAAGGTGAATCGTGGAATGAATCGACTTATAGATGAAAAAAAGATAAAACAAACAGATAAATTTTTCGATCGAATTCATGATATTCAGATGGAATACTTGGACTATTGGAAAGAAAGCACCCTTTGGCATTGGGATTTTTGGCTATCGTTAATCCTTGTAATACTTCCATGGGTGATTTGGTTTATCTTTCGAAAGCGTGGTAGTGAAGGAAGACTTCTTCTTGCTGGATTCGTCTCTTTAATCATTGCTTCCTGGTTAGATTTTATAGGGGTTGTGTTTGGTCTATGGCATTACTCAGGAAAGGTTGTTCCCACGATTCCTACTTTTTTTCCTTGGGATTTTTCCTTGATACCTGTAACGATGATGCTTTGGTTACAATTTAGACCAACTGCCAATCCACTGTTAAAAGGTATGGTATACGCAGCCATTACATCCTTCATCGGGGAGCCTTTATTCGAGTGGATTGGATTATATACGCCTGAAAGATGGTCTAGCTTTTACTCATTTCCCATTTACACCTTCATTTATTTAATTGCCTACTGGTTTACCAGAATGAAGAGTTTTGAAAAGTTGTGTTAGGGATCCGCTTCTATTTTTGTGACAGCTTGGGGGAGCTTAGGATTTAAATTCTCCGATAAAAAGCCTGCCCCATCTAGGAGCAGACCCTAACATTTCCTATTGTTCAGTTTCTGCCTCACCTTCAAAGTCATCCGGGTAAAGAATTTCATCAAACACTTCTCCGCTCGCCTCATCTTGAACGAAAATATTGACACTTGTATCATCCGGCTTCTGTCCATCATATACCTGATAAAGCATCCCGAACATACCTAAACTGAACACGGCGAACCCATCCATGCTTTCTTCATAAGCAGCTTGGTCAACGACTAGAGTGAACTCTGTAAACGAGTCATTATATTTTACATCCTTAATGGATGCATATTCCTCACTGTTTTTCATTTCATCGACCGATTGAGTAATACTTGTCCTGATTTCATCCATCATTTCTTCGTGCTTCGCTTTTGACATTTTGTACGTGATGGATCCATCCTCATTTTGTGTTACTTCTTTAATGCCTTCTCCCTCAGCTTCTGCTTTAATGGTCTCAAAATCCTGTCCTTCAAACATAGAAGCTGGTAAGGTAACCTCTACATTCATAAGCCCTTTGTCTACATTCACATTACCATTTCCATCGGCTTCTTTATCTTTTTCTTCCGTTTCAGCTTCGTCCGTTGCACCCTGGCCTGCATCGTCATCATTATTTCCACATGCAGAAAGAAGCAAGACTAAGCAACCAAACAAAAGTATGAAAACGATTCTCTTCATAAAAATCCTCCTCTAATGTATGGATAACATTAGAATTCCGAATGTATTTCAGAGTTATACTTATCTTATAAAGATGTTCCACAAAAAAAGAGAACCTCATTAGAGATTCTCTTCTTATCACATGGTAGCCACCGGATTGTCTTCCTCAATGATCTTTCTAGTATCAAATAGCTTAATTAACAAAAATACTTGCAAGACTAGCGTAATAATCACAGGAATAGCCCAAATATTTAATATGAGATCCACACTTAATTGTCCACTCCCTGCTAGTGCCGAAAAGACGATAACAATAACCGTCAGAATCGTATATACCTTTCTAAAGCTCCATATGGATTGGGATTGTTGAACCCAATTTTGAACCTTTAACTGTAGGGCTACTCCCTCTAAAAGCTTCCACACAAAAAATAGGTACAGAATTGAATTCGCGATTGATACCAGATAATAAAGGGATCCAGATGAGAAAACATCCTGTTCTGTAATTAAGTCAGGTACCGATAATGCTAACAAAATTACTGCCAAATTCCGTGCTGACATATAAGATTTGTATTTTGGATTCACACCACCCATCTGCACAATAACGATGATCCAACCAGCTAAATCCGGCACAAGATTGAACGAATTCAACCTAAAATCGAAAAATGTAAAGAAAAGTCCAATTACAATCCATTTACATTGATGTCGAGTCATTCTCTCCCTCCCTTTTTCATTCGGTTTTGATTTTGCGAGCATCTTTTTTTTCATTTTTTACGGTTATTTTTGAAGGTTACTAGAGGAAGTTAGTCGAGAAAAATACTTTATAAATTGTATGTAGAGGAAGGAGAATCTTTCCTTTTAATGTAGAAGAATGACAATCATTAGAAATTTGGCGGGACCGTGTGGGAATCGAACCCACCAAAGACGACACGCGCCTCTCGAGCGGTTTTGAAGACCGTGACGGGCACCAGCACCGTTTCCGACCCCATTTTATAGGCTTGTCCAGTTATCAATCATAGTATATGTCTGGGTATATTTCAATTGTTTTGGTGTAATTAACTGGGATTTATTCGCGTATAGCTGCATTTATTCACTTATGGCACCTCTCACATGTCTCCATTAAATTCGCAGATAATCCATGTATTGAAAAATCACCTCTTCCCATCCCCCACCATTTCCCTCTACGAAAATCCTACTCATTCCTTGTCACGTTTCGACTCCGGCATTATAATAGTATAATGATGGTTGGAAGATTGTGGGGTGTCGGATGATGCTTGAAGGATGGTTTCAGTGGTTCATCCTTTTTTGGGTTTGTGTCCTAGTCTTTATGTTTGCTGTTGGCGGCTATTTCATGTTTCGAAAGTTTTTGAAACGGTTGCCGAAAGAAGACGGCAAATCGGATATGGATTGGGAAGAATATTATGTGAGCCAAACGATTAAGCTGTGGAAGCCAGAGGAAAAAGAATTACTAAACGAATTGGTGAGTCCTGTTCCTGAACTTTTCCGTGATGTGGCGAAACATAAGATAGCCGGGAAGATTGGCGAACTTGCTCTTAAGGAAAAAGCCAAAAAGATTGATCAGGAATTAGTGATTCGAGGATATATAATGGCGACTCCAAAGCGTGATCATAAATTTCTACTGAAAAAATTAGACGAATTAAAAATTGATGTTACGCCGTACCAGCATTTGTTTTAACTACAAGACACGGCCAGCTCTTAAGAAGATGCCTGGAGTCGATTGATTTTGGGCTTCTTCTTTTTTTATATTAAATTTTTTGAAACTTTTCTCTATTCTAAACGTAATATTTGGTAGAATTAGGCAGTGGGCAATTTGTATTTTGTTTTAAAAGGGGATTTTAGTTATGCATAATGGCGATAAAAAATTGATGTACACCGCCAGTATAGGAATAATCGTGTTTATTATTTGTTTTACAGCTGCTTTGTTTTTAGTACCGTTAAAAGAAATTTTTATTAAACCTGATTATGGTTACTTCTTTGGTTCAAGTGGAAAATCTTTTATAGTAGCGTCCATCTGTATTGCTGTTTTAGGGGTCAGTATTATGATCATGGGTTGGGAAATGAAATCTAAGTTGCTGAAATTTGTGATAAGCTTCCCCATATGTATTGCATCACTAATCGGTCTCTATTACTCTATCGATGATTATTACTATATCGATCCAAATGGGATTGTAATAGATACGTTGGAAACAACAGAAGAACGATTATTGAAGTGGGAAGATATCACTGAACTTGTTCATATATACAGGAAAGACCAAACGGGGGCTCCTCTTCCTTCAGAGTTAATTATAAAGCTAAAAGATGGTGAGGAAATCTTAATGGAGTTAGGGCCGAGACAGTATTCCATGCGCACCTCCATTAACAGTACAGTTCGGAAATTTGGAGGTGAGAGTTTCGTAGATTTCTATGACAGTGAAGGCAATTTTATAGAGAGAAAAGAATATTTCTAAACAATTTCCACTGGGGGAAAATTTCACATGCACAATGCAGATAATAAAAAACTTATGTTTATTGTTTTTGGTATTATCATCTCTATCAGTTCTTTATTGTGGGGTCTTTTAAGCTCTGCTGTTAAACAAACTCTTTTTATGCCTAAGGATGCTTTTTTCTTTGGAGCTGATGGAGTTAGTATTTTTATTTCAATGGGGGCTCTTTTTGTTCTAGGGATAAGTATTGTGATTGTAGGTATTGACCTAGAAAGAAAAAAATTAAAATGGAGTCTCTTTGCTGGGTTGTTCGGAATTTCATTATTAGTATTTGTTGCTACCATGGAAGAATATTATTACTATAGTCCCGACGGAATTTATACGAATGAGCTTGCTGGGTTTGGTACGGATAAAACGGATTGGGAAGAAATTGTATTGATTACAAACATCTTTCAAAAAGATCAGTATGGTTCAACCCTACCCAAAAGCTTGATTTTTGACCTAGAAGATGGAAGACAAATGGAGATGAATCTCGGTGGTCAGCTACTTAATGCTCGAAAGCAAATTGACCAAACAGTTCGTGCGCTAGGTGCAGATAGTATTATTCGGATCCTGGATCCAGAAGGAAATATCATTCAAGAATCGTTAACTCCAGGAAGAGGTAAATAGAAGCTTAGGACATGGATCCTAAGCTTTTTTCATTGCCCTTTTTTATCAATGGACAATTTTGTCAAAAAGGTAACTTGTATTAGAACATCAAATAATCCAAAGGATAAAGAGAGAGGTGGTAATTATGGCAAAAGCAAACAATGGTGGACCGCATCAAATCCAATATAGTATTTGGGCTACCAAAACGGATGAAAAATACAAGGAACAAGTTCAAAGATATGTAAAAAACAGAAGAAAAAATGAAGACAATTCAAATGAAGATTTTTGAGTAAAACATCGATTTTAAAAGAGGTGTATATCCATGGATGACAAAATATTTCGAGCCATCACCCTGTTCTCTGGTCGTATTTCCATAGTTGATAAGCTAATGATTTTAATCTCAAACAGGGCGCGGTATGTTTATTTAATTATTTTACTTTGTTTATGGTTCAAAAATCGAGCTTCTAAACAGGCATCCAAGCAAGCTTTAGTGGCGGGTGTAATAGGTTATGTACTGAACATACTAATTAAGTGTTTCTATTTTAAACCACGGCCATTTGTAAAAAAACGTGTTGGGATTTTAATTCCCTCTAAGAAAGATTCTACTTTTCCAAGTAAACATACCCTACTCTCATTTGCGGTATCCACAACACTCTTTTTGTACAATCGAACAATTGGTTCGTTGATGATTGGATTGTCTACTCTAACTGGCTTTTCACGCATTTGGGTTGGCCACCATTACCCATCGGATATTATTTTTAGTGCCGTACTTGGTTCAATGACTGGCATATTTGTTCGTTATTACGATTATTTGCAAAAAAGAATGGCTTGGCTCAAATAACAGAGGAAATGAGGTTTCATTTACTTAAGATTTTTAATCAAGCTAACTAATCTTTGTCCGAAAAAAACAGTTAAAGCTTTAACTTCATTCCCTCATGTGTTGCATGAAATCCCAGTCTTTCATAAAATCGTAAAGCATCTTCCCTTTTCTTATCGGTGGTAAGCTGAACCACATGGCAGCCACGTTCTTTTGCCCGATGGATTGCCCATTCAAACATTTGAGTTCCAACTCCTTTACCACGGACAGCAGAAGAAGTTCTTACACCTTCAATCGTGGCTCTCCACCCACCTTGATGGGTAATATATGGGGTAAACGTCATTTGAAATACTCCAACTACTTCATTATCCATACATGCTACCACTAATTCATTATTCGGATCAGATGATATCGCATGAAAGGCTTGATGGTAACTCTCGGGAAGTGGTTTTTCATAACGCTCTCTTTTCATACCTAGCGGATCATCAGCCAACATTCCTACTATTTTATCCAAGTCACCTTCTTGGGCATTTCTAAATGTAAGTTTCGTCATTTCGCACTGCCTCCCCCTTATTATTTTTATTGTAAGATAAGGAAGGTGATAAGAAAATGGCTAAATGTTTATGAATATCAATAAGGAAATCTTATGGAATAATTCACATTACCTCCAGGAAACCGACCATTCATGCAATTTAACACGATCCTCTTCTGTGATGCGGTCACCCAAATCTCTCGCATGCCGAATTCCAGCCCACTTATGAAAAAGTTCAATAGACTTTAGTTCTCCTGCTATCTCCGTATAGCCTTTTAGCCAACCCTTTTCAAACTCTTGGAGAGTTGGTTTCAACTCCTCAAATGGAGAGGTCTGTCTCAATTGTTCAAACTGTAGAATTGAATATGTTCGAGCAACATCTAAACGCGGGTCACCAAAACCAGCGTTTACCCAGTCTAATACCGCTGTAATTTTCCCTATTTCCATCATTACATTCAGAGGATGATAGTCTAGATGGAGCAATGTTTTCGTGTCCTCTTTTGTTAGGGTGTCTATTTTTTCAAACACATCCTTTTCCTCATCAGTAGCAGGTTTTAACCAGTTCCCCGGGATTTGTATTAGAGTGTCCGCCTTCCGTAAATTATGTATTTTGGCTTGCACTCTCCCGAACTCTTCACCTATTGAAAAAGCCTGTTCAGGATTGCTGATCAACTCCTCCAATACTGTCTGCCCGCTTACCCAGTCTGACACCATCACAGCCAAATCATCTACTATTTTTACTGTACGGACAGCTGGTGCGGGAATCATTTGTGAAGCCGCAAAATCAATAATTTCTTTTTCCATTAAAAAGTCTTCATACCGATCAGCCGTAACGATTCGCAACGCTAGTTTTTTTCGGGTAGCTGTCTCCACCTTCCAAACCGAACTATCGAAACCACCATTTACTTGTTCAAAAGAAACATTGGCATCCTCGATAACTCCTTTTATAATCCTTCTTATATCCATAAAATCTCCCCTTCATAAACACAAAAGAAGCACGGAATTAACCGTGCACCTCTTGTTTATTCGGCAAATTAATCTGCCATGATACCCCGAATTGATCAGCAATCCAGGCGAACTTTTGACTAAAACCATAGTCATCCAGTGGCATAAGAATTTCTCCATCATCTGATAGCTTTTCATATAAACGGTCCATTTCTTCTTCAGACTCACAGGTTAAAAAAATTGAAAAGGAAGGAGTAAATGTAAATTTATGTTTTACATAACTATCAATACACATAAATTCTTGTCCCTTAAGTGAAAAAGTTGCTTCCATAACGGTTCCTTCATCACCTGGACCATTTGCACCGTACCTTGTGATACTCGTAATTTCGGAATCCTCAATTAAAGATGTGTAGTAATTCATTGCTTTCTCTGCATTCCCTTCAAACATCAAAAAGGGGGTCACTTTTTTCATAGGGTTGTGCTCCTCTCGTTCTCAAATGTCTTAATTATGTATTTCCATATCTCTTACTAAAGTTCCTTCTTACAGATCCTTTTCTTGTAGGAAAATATTTAGTTCCCTACTTCCTGTTTAACTCTTTCAAGGAACTCCTGAACCACATCATTATTACTTTTCTTACTTGCCAGCTTCATCATAGCACGTCCGACAAAGTTGACACCCTTATTAGTCCCTTCGTAAATAAACTTCGTACGATTCTCATCCATTTTTAATAATGAAAAAACAAGATGAACTTCAAATGCTTTACCTAACACGAATCTGATTTCTTTATGCTTTTTTTCATTTAAATCTTCATATGCTATGGTTTCTACGAAATAGGTTTCTAACCGTTTTCCTTCACGGTAGGTTTGCTTATGTTTAGCACCTACTTCGTTTTCCTGCTTTTCAACTAAAGTATGTTCTTCTACCTTTGGCATAATTCTTTTAATGTTCCGATCTGAAAATAGGTCCCATACCTTTTCAATGCCTGCTTCAATTATAGTTTCTGCTTTCCAATGAATCATATTTCTTTCTCCTCCTGTCCAGATGCAAGAAACTCATCTATTTCTTCTACTTTTATTAGTAAGTCATCCATTTGCATCTGTATTTTCGTTTTCTTTTCTTTTAACAAGGTTTCAAGATTTGCAAACGACTCATCATTCATTACGGCGATCATTTCTTGTACAGTCAGTCCGAACCGCCTCAATTTCACTAAAAGAATCGCCAAAAAATAGCTTCCATCATCATAGTACCGATAGTTGTTAGATGGGTCTATGATGGCTGGTTCAAGTAGTTTTATTTCTGCGTAATATCGTAGAGTTTCCTTGCTTAACCCCGTTATCTCCGCAAATTCACTAATTTTGTACATTGTGTCCCTCCTCTTTCATCCTAAACTGTGGGGCGCACCACCGAGTCAACATTTATATAATAATTTTACCTGAAAGAAAAAAGCATTACTGCAATTATTACAGTAATGCCTAGTTCATGCATTTTCATATTACGCCTCTGGAATCATCTTGAATCCTTCGATTTCAACATCTTCATCCACTTCAATCATAATGCAACGCTTGCCCTGATAATTGACCTGTCTCACGTACTTTAAATCTTGAGGACTAATCGTAATTCTTGCAACTTTTGTATCTATCTTAATAGACTTCGAATTAAACTTCGGCATGATGTTATTAGCTTTCAGCTCATATTTTTCATCATCAATAACTTTTTGGAACGCCATTTCGACTTTGTCTGTACTAACATCTTCTACACCACTTACTTTTAACACACGTTCCACATCTTTGTAGTCGAGTTTTGGTGGATCTTCCTCTTCATTTTCATCCATAACACGATTGATTTCTTCATACACATTGGCTAGTGTTGTCGTGTTAAGTTGATCGCCTACCACTTCACGCACAATTTCCTCAAACACGACTTTATCTTCCTGTGCCGTCATAATCGGTTCAGCATTTAAAACGTCCTCGATAAAATGGGGATCGAGTTGATTTGGCTTCCCTGCTGAGTATAAAACATGATTCACATCAGCTGAATTGTCTGTGAAGCTTGGGAACATAAAGCCCGCAATTGGAGCTGTCAGATTGATAATTGGATCCACCACAATATTGTACTTAAAAATCTTCTCCACATAATCAAACAATAACGACTTTTGTGGCTCCTCTGTTTTATTGATACTGCAAAGAATAAAAGAATGAGAGAACACCTCATCACGTGCATGTTCTTCTGTCTCTTCGTTCGTCTTCTTCGTCGGCTTTACATACTCCCCACGAATAAAGGTCACGACCACATCATGCTCATATTGAACATCATGGAACATTTTCTCGACTAATAGAAGCATTTGTTCTTCCCAGTCTTCCACTTCACTGGCTTGTAATCCAGTGTGTAAAACCAGTTGACTGTGGTTTTCTGCGGCTTCTTGCTGGAAACGCAGCTCGAATAACTTAGAATCCATTTGGCCAGTTAAGACCTTTTTAAAATTACTCATAAACAATTCTTGGTGCTCCCGTTCTAGCATCGGAAAAGGCTGAAGCTCTTGATGATAGATCTCGCTGCTTTCCTTCCGAACATACACATTAAAAATATCCTTTATTGTCATCTTGTCATTATCTAATTTGAACTGTCTACGAATAGCTGAAACATCTTTTTTATTCATGCCATGTCCACTCCTAAGCTGTGTTTAGAAAAAGAAAAAGGAGTTGCCCCGGCAGCTCCTCGCTTGCGTTTTTTAATAGTTTCATTATATAAGTGGGTTGTTTCCGTGTATTATTCTATCATTTTAATGGAGGCTATTTCTAATAAAAGTTTTGTTGGGATGGGGAAATCTTGCTTGGGTTGGTTGGGGAAGTTTCTTGGTATACTTTGGGAGATAGTATAAATTCATGTTTATGCCTTGGTTTTTGGAAATTTTTTTATGCTCTGGTTTTTGAGAAACTATTCTAAAATTCTGACGTAAATTTTGTTTATGTCCTAGTTTTTGAGAATCTCCCTGAAAACTCGAACGTAAATTCTATTTATGTCCTAGTTTTTGGGAATCTCTTTAAAAACTCGAACGTATTTCTTGTTTATGTCCTATTTTTTGTGAATCTTCCTGAAAACTCGAACGTAAATCTTGTTTATGTCCTAGTTTTTGAGAATCCCCTTGATAACTCGAACGTAAATCTTGTTTATGTCCTAGTTTTTAAGAATCTCCCTGAAAACTCGAACATAACTAACTACTAACCCTCCAACTCTTCATAAAACGTAATGCGATTATAAAAAGGATCTCTCACTGTAACTTCAATGGTATTCCATGGGGTCTTTTCAAGGTTTGGCCGTGCATAAGGATAATCTTTTTCCTTTAAAGCAGCATGATACTCTTTCAGGTTTGATACCTTTATTCTAATTGCACCACCAGGACTACAGTCTCCGTGGTGTTCAGTTAGATGGATCAGGCAATCATTTAAAGAAATTTGTCTATAAACTGGCATACCTTCTTCGAATTGATGACTCCAGTCCAATTTGAAACCTAAATAATGTATATAAAACCATTCTGCTTTTTCTATATCAAAAATTCTAAAAATGGGAACAACCATACTTGTAGACTCCTTTACTATTGTCATGAAACTTACCCAAAGAATCGGTCTAAATTCTCTTTACTACTTGGCTATCTCAGCACTATTTAGTATGTAAATTAAACTCTTTTAACCCAAATTGATTAGGAGGATTAGAGTCTTCTTGTCCTGCATTTTTATCATAAATAACGGTAACTTTCATTCCAATATCAGCAACTTGAAATGTTTCCTCAGTTGGCATAAAGTATTTCCCGTTGTTTTTCTGCGCAATTTCAACTCTTTCTTTTTCCGAAAGATCTTCAATATCTTTGGATTCCATATCTGGAACCACCAAAATTTTAAACTGATCTTGGTTTTGTATTTTCTGTACGATAACTCCATAAAATTTCACAATTTCTTCTGATTTATATACGGCAGTCTGGCTACATGATGCTAATAAAAATAAAACTATCAAACTCACAATTAGTTTACGCACCAAGGACACCTCCAGGTTAGGTATGACAATTATTATAACCTCCTAGAATCAAGTCTAGTATGTAAATCTACTTCGATGCATTCAAGCTCATTATTGCCTAAAAGAGCATCTATTACCTCTTTACTACATCCTACTACAGAGAAGTCAAAATCATAATCCGTATAAACGCACCAACTTCTATCCTCGCCCCACCAATAACTTGGAGATCCAAAATCTATAAACTCCCCCATCTCGTACAACTTATATACATCTTCCAGTTCCCCATAATACAGATGCCCGTTGCCGTGATTTTCTTGATAGTTGTTGATTTTTAGCAAATGGTATTGAAAATAACACGGCCCTTTGGTGAATGGGTTCATTACAGAAACGAATTCATGAAGAGTTTCTTTATCCATACTCCCCTCTTCACCAAGAATTAAGTATCGAGGAGTTCCCCCCAATACATGTGAGATGTTAGAACTGGTAATTTCCTTTGTAAAGGGAATTTTATACTTTTCGGCTAACTCTTTTAATGTTAACCTCTCACCATATTGAAAATGAACGGATTCCCCGGGCTTACATTGACTCCATAACAGGGTTTCATCTTGAATATTTAAGTCACGATAAATGGGATGGATAATTTTACAGAAGTGTTGAAATCTATGAGGTATTAAATTTGAAACATAGCAACCGTTCCAATTCTTAAAATCTATTGCTTCCGTTTCCTCTTGGATCCATTGAAACTGTTTAAAATCTTGGAGTTTTTTCATTCCTCGACCTCACTTTAACTTTCATTTCCATAAAATTAAGTTTCAAAAAAAGCGTTAACTCCTTAAAATCAACGCATCGTACATTAAGACGGAAAATATTCCATCGGTTCCGTACAATGAACGTAACCATTTTTCTTATAATAGTTCACGGCCTCTTCACTTGGCCATACAATAACAAACTCAAAATTATTCTCTTTAATCCAATGATTGATTGTAGAAAGTAGCTGACTTCCAATACCCGTATTTCTATGTTCTAGGACGGTATATACGTTGGTCATATAAGCAAATGGATAGGTTACTCTACCTGGACGTGGAACTTTTTGAATAAGCTCTATGTAAATGTGTGATGCTAGTTTTCCATCTTCCTCCGCAACCCAAATGAACCATTGACCACTATCCAATGCTTTCTCCAAAAACAGTTGGCATTCCTTTTCAAACTCATCGTATGATTCATTTTTCTTATTTTCATCAAATTCAATGGTAAAATCCCATCTCATTTTAATTAACTGCTTAATGTCTTGAGGTTCAGCCAATCTAATATTCATCGATAATTCCTTTCCTATTTAAATAAATATTTATAGTAAGCCGGAAACTCTCTAAGAGTCGAATAAACATCCCTTAATTCAAAGATTTCTGCATGCGCGGAGTAAACTTCTTCGAATCCAAATTTTTTAAAAGCAAGTTTTGTCCGAGAAATATGAAAGAATTGTGTAATGACCATCACTGAGTCTAAGCCTAATTCCTGCATGATTGCTTTGGAATTTTCAGCGGTCATATACGTGTTGT of the Bacillus carboniphilus genome contains:
- a CDS encoding MerR family DNA-binding transcriptional regulator — protein: MYKISEFAEITGLSKETLRYYAEIKLLEPAIIDPSNNYRYYDDGSYFLAILLVKLRRFGLTVQEMIAVMNDESFANLETLLKEKKTKIQMQMDDLLIKVEEIDEFLASGQEEKEI
- a CDS encoding SRPBCC family protein: MIHWKAETIIEAGIEKVWDLFSDRNIKRIMPKVEEHTLVEKQENEVGAKHKQTYREGKRLETYFVETIAYEDLNEKKHKEIRFVLGKAFEVHLVFSLLKMDENRTKFIYEGTNKGVNFVGRAMMKLASKKSNNDVVQEFLERVKQEVGN
- a CDS encoding GNAT family N-acetyltransferase; the encoded protein is MNIRLAEPQDIKQLIKMRWDFTIEFDENKKNESYDEFEKECQLFLEKALDSGQWFIWVAEEDGKLASHIYIELIQKVPRPGRVTYPFAYMTNVYTVLEHRNTGIGSQLLSTINHWIKENNFEFVIVWPSEEAVNYYKKNGYVHCTEPMEYFPS
- a CDS encoding VOC family protein; this encodes MKKVTPFLMFEGNAEKAMNYYTSLIEDSEITSITRYGANGPGDEGTVMEATFSLKGQEFMCIDSYVKHKFTFTPSFSIFLTCESEEEMDRLYEKLSDDGEILMPLDDYGFSQKFAWIADQFGVSWQINLPNKQEVHG
- a CDS encoding glyoxalase superfamily protein, with product MVVPIFRIFDIEKAEWFYIHYLGFKLDWSHQFEEGMPVYRQISLNDCLIHLTEHHGDCSPGGAIRIKVSNLKEYHAALKEKDYPYARPNLEKTPWNTIEVTVRDPFYNRITFYEELEG
- a CDS encoding aminoglycoside phosphotransferase family protein, whose amino-acid sequence is MDIRRIIKGVIEDANVSFEQVNGGFDSSVWKVETATRKKLALRIVTADRYEDFLMEKEIIDFAASQMIPAPAVRTVKIVDDLAVMVSDWVSGQTVLEELISNPEQAFSIGEEFGRVQAKIHNLRKADTLIQIPGNWLKPATDEEKDVFEKIDTLTKEDTKTLLHLDYHPLNVMMEIGKITAVLDWVNAGFGDPRLDVARTYSILQFEQLRQTSPFEELKPTLQEFEKGWLKGYTEIAGELKSIELFHKWAGIRHARDLGDRITEEDRVKLHEWSVSWR
- a CDS encoding CBO0543 family protein; this translates as MNRLIDEKKIKQTDKFFDRIHDIQMEYLDYWKESTLWHWDFWLSLILVILPWVIWFIFRKRGSEGRLLLAGFVSLIIASWLDFIGVVFGLWHYSGKVVPTIPTFFPWDFSLIPVTMMLWLQFRPTANPLLKGMVYAAITSFIGEPLFEWIGLYTPERWSSFYSFPIYTFIYLIAYWFTRMKSFEKLC
- a CDS encoding DUF3221 domain-containing protein, whose amino-acid sequence is MRKLIVSLIVLFLLASCSQTAVYKSEEIVKFYGVIVQKIQNQDQFKILVVPDMESKDIEDLSEKERVEIAQKNNGKYFMPTEETFQVADIGMKVTVIYDKNAGQEDSNPPNQFGLKEFNLHTK
- a CDS encoding DUF2621 domain-containing protein is translated as MLEGWFQWFILFWVCVLVFMFAVGGYFMFRKFLKRLPKEDGKSDMDWEEYYVSQTIKLWKPEEKELLNELVSPVPELFRDVAKHKIAGKIGELALKEKAKKIDQELVIRGYIMATPKRDHKFLLKKLDELKIDVTPYQHLF
- a CDS encoding GNAT family N-acetyltransferase codes for the protein MTKLTFRNAQEGDLDKIVGMLADDPLGMKRERYEKPLPESYHQAFHAISSDPNNELVVACMDNEVVGVFQMTFTPYITHQGGWRATIEGVRTSSAVRGKGVGTQMFEWAIHRAKERGCHVVQLTTDKKREDALRFYERLGFHATHEGMKLKL
- a CDS encoding undecaprenyl-diphosphatase produces the protein MDDKIFRAITLFSGRISIVDKLMILISNRARYVYLIILLCLWFKNRASKQASKQALVAGVIGYVLNILIKCFYFKPRPFVKKRVGILIPSKKDSTFPSKHTLLSFAVSTTLFLYNRTIGSLMIGLSTLTGFSRIWVGHHYPSDIIFSAVLGSMTGIFVRYYDYLQKRMAWLK
- a CDS encoding DUF4317 domain-containing protein, with the translated sequence MNKKDVSAIRRQFKLDNDKMTIKDIFNVYVRKESSEIYHQELQPFPMLEREHQELFMSNFKKVLTGQMDSKLFELRFQQEAAENHSQLVLHTGLQASEVEDWEEQMLLLVEKMFHDVQYEHDVVVTFIRGEYVKPTKKTNEETEEHARDEVFSHSFILCSINKTEEPQKSLLFDYVEKIFKYNIVVDPIINLTAPIAGFMFPSFTDNSADVNHVLYSAGKPNQLDPHFIEDVLNAEPIMTAQEDKVVFEEIVREVVGDQLNTTTLANVYEEINRVMDENEEEDPPKLDYKDVERVLKVSGVEDVSTDKVEMAFQKVIDDEKYELKANNIMPKFNSKSIKIDTKVARITISPQDLKYVRQVNYQGKRCIMIEVDEDVEIEGFKMIPEA